In the genome of Rhizobium sp. CC-YZS058, one region contains:
- a CDS encoding alpha/beta hydrolase, giving the protein MPSSRPAVETLLLPGLNGSPAGHWQAVWAEERPDARMLLQDDWGCPTLEDWLGRLEETLAFSDPVWLVAHSLGCLLAAQLADRPLARMIKGTLLVAPCDLARVETLHPCVVRFGAMPTKRLPFPSLVVASRNDPYMHFDMAERMARCWGSDLADLGAAGHINIASGFGRWPIGFTLLDRLQDRAARSRRALCTPLSLTPPSSRHSSARP; this is encoded by the coding sequence ATGCCGTCCTCGCGCCCTGCGGTCGAAACGCTTCTTTTGCCGGGCCTGAACGGCTCGCCGGCCGGTCACTGGCAGGCTGTGTGGGCCGAGGAACGGCCGGACGCGCGGATGCTCCTGCAGGACGATTGGGGCTGCCCGACGCTCGAGGACTGGCTGGGTCGCCTGGAAGAAACGCTCGCCTTCTCCGATCCCGTCTGGCTCGTCGCGCACAGCCTTGGCTGTCTCTTGGCAGCCCAGCTTGCGGACCGCCCGCTGGCCCGGATGATCAAGGGCACGCTGCTCGTCGCCCCTTGCGACCTCGCGCGCGTCGAGACGCTGCATCCCTGCGTCGTGCGCTTTGGCGCCATGCCGACGAAGCGCCTGCCCTTTCCAAGCCTGGTCGTCGCCAGCCGTAACGATCCTTACATGCACTTCGACATGGCGGAGCGGATGGCGCGCTGCTGGGGCAGCGATCTCGCTGATCTGGGCGCCGCCGGCCATATCAATATCGCAAGCGGTTTCGGCCGCTGGCCAATCGGGTTTACGCTTCTCGATCGCCTTCAGGACAGGGCGGCGCGTTCAAGGCGAGCGCTCTGCACGCCTCTTTCGCTCACCCCTCCGTCCTCCCGCCACAGCTCCGCCCGTCCGTAA
- a CDS encoding ABC transporter permease subunit has product MSALAEIPTDRPDNTADLTRLKAAASPRRGVRVPIWIVSAATVSGLFLAWFLASAYGAVSPVFLPSPLVVAQSLGTLVTTGFVDSTLLEHLLASLGRVLGALFVSVLVGVPAGLLIATSRIGRGVLDPIVEFLRPLPPLAYLPLIIIWVGIGEASKVTVIALSMLPPIILSTSAGVRGVPSDFVNAARSFGATRRQVLGRVILPAALPSILTGTRIALGTGWSTLVAAELVAATRGLGFMIQSAAQFLVTDIVIAGIAVIAIVAFALEWLARWIERRFVPWSHQSRER; this is encoded by the coding sequence ATGAGCGCGCTTGCCGAGATCCCGACCGACCGGCCGGACAACACGGCTGACCTGACACGTTTGAAGGCGGCGGCCAGCCCGCGCCGCGGCGTCCGCGTGCCGATCTGGATCGTCTCGGCCGCGACGGTGAGCGGACTGTTTCTCGCCTGGTTCCTCGCATCGGCCTATGGCGCGGTTTCGCCGGTCTTTCTCCCTTCGCCGCTCGTCGTCGCCCAATCGCTCGGAACGCTCGTCACCACCGGCTTCGTGGATTCCACCCTGCTCGAGCATCTTCTCGCCAGTCTTGGCCGAGTGCTGGGGGCGCTCTTCGTCTCCGTTCTGGTCGGCGTGCCCGCCGGACTGTTGATCGCCACAAGCCGGATCGGGCGCGGCGTGCTCGATCCGATCGTCGAGTTCCTTCGTCCGCTGCCGCCGCTCGCCTATCTGCCCCTGATCATCATCTGGGTGGGGATCGGCGAAGCGTCGAAGGTCACGGTAATCGCGCTGTCCATGCTGCCGCCGATCATCCTGTCCACCAGCGCCGGCGTGCGTGGCGTGCCCAGCGACTTCGTCAATGCCGCGCGCTCCTTCGGCGCGACACGGCGGCAGGTGCTCGGTCGTGTCATCCTGCCTGCCGCTCTTCCCTCGATCCTGACCGGGACGCGCATCGCGCTCGGAACCGGCTGGTCGACGCTGGTCGCGGCCGAGCTCGTCGCCGCCACGCGCGGCCTCGGCTTCATGATCCAGTCGGCGGCACAGTTCCTGGTGACCGATATCGTCATTGCCGGCATCGCGGTCATTGCCATTGTCGCCTTCGCCCTGGAGTGGCTGGCCCGCTGGATCGAGCGCCGCTTTGTTCCCTGGTCCCATCAGAGCCGCGAGCGCTGA
- a CDS encoding ABC transporter ATP-binding protein: MTTRLTFDQTSLSYALPGQPPHLVLDRISLSVSTGEFVVIIGRSGSGKTSLLNLAAGFQTPSAGLVSVDGVPITGPGAERAVVFQDDALYPWLTARDNIAFPLALKGRGVAERRSIAEDLLARVGLKEAGDRRIWELSGGMRQRVGIARALAADPRFLLLDEPLGALDALTRSKLQLFLLDIWRTSQAGALLITHSIEEALLLATRIVVLQPEPGRIGTILTTGFSAEILAGADPRAVRRSPQFRALHDELTGLIHDDSTEEIAA; the protein is encoded by the coding sequence ATGACGACCCGCCTGACTTTCGACCAGACCAGCCTCTCCTATGCGCTTCCCGGCCAGCCTCCGCATCTGGTGCTGGACCGGATCTCGCTTTCTGTTTCGACCGGCGAATTCGTCGTCATCATCGGGCGGTCCGGCTCCGGCAAGACGAGCCTGCTCAATCTCGCCGCCGGGTTCCAGACGCCGAGCGCCGGATTGGTCAGCGTCGATGGCGTGCCCATCACGGGCCCGGGTGCGGAGCGTGCCGTGGTGTTCCAGGATGATGCGCTCTATCCCTGGCTGACCGCGCGCGACAATATCGCCTTCCCCTTGGCGCTCAAGGGTCGCGGCGTTGCGGAACGGCGGTCGATCGCCGAGGACCTTCTGGCCCGCGTCGGCCTGAAGGAGGCCGGCGACCGGCGCATCTGGGAGCTTTCCGGCGGGATGCGCCAGCGCGTCGGCATCGCACGGGCACTGGCGGCCGATCCACGCTTTCTCCTGCTCGACGAGCCGCTCGGGGCGCTGGACGCCCTGACCCGGTCGAAATTGCAGCTCTTTCTGCTCGATATCTGGCGGACGAGCCAGGCCGGCGCCCTGCTGATCACGCACAGCATCGAGGAAGCGCTGCTGCTGGCCACACGCATCGTCGTCCTCCAGCCGGAGCCCGGCCGGATCGGCACGATCCTGACGACGGGCTTTTCGGCGGAGATCCTGGCGGGAGCCGACCCACGCGCGGTGCGGCGGTCGCCGCAGTTCCGCGCGCTCCATGACGAGCTGACCGGCCTCATCCATGACGATAGCACCGAGGAGATCGCTGCATGA
- the tauA gene encoding taurine ABC transporter substrate-binding protein: MTAPTRRSLLAAGTALALALIGTPAFSADVTITIGYQPIVEPSRVPQADGTYEAATKATIDWKKFDSGADVIAAIASGSLDIGYVGSSPLAAAASRQLPIETIALVGLISEAEALAVRGISKPEDLAGKKIATPFVSTAHYSLLTALKHWSIDPKSVEILNLRPPEIAAAWSRGDIDGAYVWDPVLSQIKTSGTVLATSADVAQWGGPTFDAWIVSKSFAEKHPDLVATFVKVTGDATAAYRANPDSWGAGSPQAEKIARLTGAKPEEVPALLKGYIFPTLEEQAGADLLGGGTVKAVAATSAFLKEQGKIPSVLDDYSAYVSPRWVKDAAKLSF; encoded by the coding sequence ATGACCGCACCCACCCGCCGCAGCCTGCTCGCCGCTGGCACCGCCCTTGCTCTCGCGCTCATCGGCACACCGGCCTTCAGCGCCGACGTGACCATCACCATCGGCTACCAGCCGATCGTCGAGCCCTCCCGCGTCCCGCAGGCGGACGGAACCTATGAGGCGGCAACGAAGGCCACGATCGACTGGAAGAAGTTCGACAGCGGCGCGGACGTGATCGCGGCCATTGCTTCGGGTTCGCTGGATATCGGCTATGTCGGCTCCTCCCCGCTCGCCGCCGCCGCCAGTCGTCAGCTGCCGATCGAAACGATCGCCCTTGTCGGGCTGATCAGCGAGGCCGAGGCGCTGGCGGTGCGGGGTATTTCCAAGCCGGAGGACCTGGCCGGCAAGAAAATTGCTACACCCTTCGTCTCCACCGCCCATTACAGCCTCCTGACCGCGCTCAAGCACTGGTCGATCGATCCGAAGTCGGTCGAAATTCTCAATCTCCGCCCGCCGGAAATCGCGGCTGCCTGGTCGCGCGGCGATATTGATGGCGCCTATGTCTGGGATCCGGTGCTCTCGCAGATCAAGACCAGCGGCACCGTGCTCGCCACCTCCGCCGATGTCGCCCAGTGGGGCGGCCCGACCTTCGACGCCTGGATCGTCAGCAAGAGCTTTGCCGAGAAGCATCCCGATCTCGTCGCCACCTTCGTCAAGGTCACCGGCGATGCGACGGCCGCCTACCGCGCCAATCCCGACAGCTGGGGTGCAGGATCGCCGCAGGCCGAAAAGATCGCGCGGCTGACCGGCGCCAAGCCCGAGGAAGTACCGGCGCTGCTGAAGGGCTACATCTTCCCGACGCTTGAGGAACAGGCGGGTGCCGACCTGCTCGGTGGTGGAACGGTGAAGGCCGTCGCGGCCACCTCGGCCTTCCTTAAGGAGCAGGGCAAGATCCCCTCCGTGCTCGACGATTACAGCGCCTATGTCTCGCCGCGCTGGGTCAAGGACGCCGCCAAGCTTTCCTTCTGA
- a CDS encoding methionine ABC transporter permease: MSPILFDLLLKSLWETVLMTLASGAISFVAGLPLGLALVATARGGIAENLLVNRVLGAVVNGFRSVPFIILLVALIPVTRLIVGTALGTWAAIVPLAIAATPYYARIAEVSLREIDDGLIDAVRAMGGNRWTILREVLVPEALPGLVAGFTVTLVTLIGASAMAGAIGAGGLGDLAIRYGYQRFETAVMVAVVVVLIVLVSLIQWGGDWLVARLERR, encoded by the coding sequence ATGTCGCCAATCCTGTTTGACCTGCTGCTGAAATCGCTGTGGGAAACCGTCCTGATGACTCTGGCTTCAGGGGCCATCTCCTTCGTGGCGGGCCTGCCGCTGGGGCTTGCGCTCGTGGCCACGGCCAGGGGCGGCATCGCGGAAAACCTGTTGGTCAACCGCGTGCTGGGAGCGGTCGTCAACGGCTTCCGCTCCGTGCCCTTCATCATCCTCCTCGTGGCGCTGATCCCGGTCACGCGGTTGATCGTCGGCACCGCGCTTGGCACCTGGGCGGCCATCGTGCCGCTCGCCATCGCCGCGACGCCCTATTACGCGCGGATCGCGGAGGTCTCGCTGCGCGAGATCGACGACGGCCTGATCGATGCCGTACGCGCCATGGGCGGCAACCGCTGGACGATCCTGCGCGAGGTGCTGGTGCCGGAAGCGCTGCCGGGCCTCGTGGCCGGCTTCACCGTCACGCTCGTCACGCTGATCGGCGCCTCGGCCATGGCGGGCGCGATCGGCGCCGGCGGGCTTGGCGATCTGGCCATCCGCTATGGCTACCAGCGCTTCGAAACCGCGGTCATGGTGGCGGTCGTCGTGGTGTTGATCGTGCTCGTCAGCCTGATCCAGTGGGGCGGAGACTGGCTGGTCGCCAGGCTGGAGCGACGGTAG
- a CDS encoding methionine ABC transporter ATP-binding protein, which produces MPPSSSPPADRARGPAEDRVIALQDVRRRFASVQALDGISLDVRKGEVLGIIGRSGAGKSTLIRCLNGLERPDSGTIHIEGTEISQLSEAALQPLRRRIGMIFQHFNLLSAKTVEENVALPLKIAGVGRAERVKRAQAMLDLVGLTDKARAFPAALSGGQKQRVGIARALAAEPALLLSDEATSALDPETTRSILALLKDINRTLGLTIVLITHEMDVVRAVADRVAVIDAGRIVEEGEVWRVFSDPQAAITRSLLQGSRPQLPDALADRLGPQGSGTSAILCLDAAGRPVVDAVQAALAQLSSRGLRILHGGIEQIQSQPVLRFFLACPGDPTVLDQVHSQLSAQGARLEVLGHVANPV; this is translated from the coding sequence ATGCCCCCCTCCTCTTCCCCGCCGGCCGACCGCGCGCGCGGACCGGCCGAAGACCGCGTCATTGCCCTGCAGGATGTCCGTCGCCGCTTCGCAAGCGTCCAGGCACTGGACGGCATTTCGCTCGATGTTCGAAAGGGCGAGGTGCTCGGCATCATCGGCCGCAGCGGCGCGGGCAAATCGACGCTGATCCGCTGCCTCAACGGGCTGGAGCGGCCGGACAGCGGCACGATCCACATCGAAGGGACGGAGATTTCTCAGCTCTCGGAGGCGGCGCTCCAGCCGCTGCGCCGCAGGATCGGGATGATTTTCCAGCATTTCAATCTCCTGTCCGCCAAGACGGTGGAAGAAAATGTCGCGCTGCCGCTGAAGATCGCCGGCGTCGGTCGAGCCGAACGGGTAAAGCGCGCCCAGGCGATGCTCGACCTCGTCGGCCTGACCGACAAGGCGCGGGCATTTCCGGCTGCGCTGTCGGGCGGACAGAAGCAGCGCGTCGGCATTGCCCGGGCGCTGGCTGCCGAACCGGCGCTGCTGCTTTCCGACGAGGCCACCTCCGCGCTCGACCCGGAGACGACGCGCTCGATCCTGGCGCTGCTCAAGGACATCAACCGGACGCTCGGCCTGACCATCGTGCTCATCACCCATGAAATGGATGTCGTGCGGGCGGTGGCCGACCGGGTGGCGGTGATCGATGCCGGGCGTATCGTCGAAGAGGGCGAGGTCTGGCGGGTGTTTTCCGATCCTCAGGCGGCGATCACCCGCAGCCTCCTGCAGGGAAGCCGCCCTCAGCTTCCGGATGCGCTTGCCGATCGTCTCGGCCCACAGGGCTCGGGAACCAGCGCCATCCTCTGCCTCGATGCGGCCGGGCGGCCGGTGGTCGATGCGGTCCAGGCGGCGCTGGCGCAACTGTCGAGCCGGGGGCTTCGCATCCTGCATGGCGGCATCGAACAGATCCAGTCGCAACCGGTCCTCCGCTTCTTCCTCGCTTGTCCCGGCGATCCGACGGTGCTCGACCAGGTCCATTCGCAGTTGAGCGCGCAGGGTGCGCGCCTGGAGGTTCTCGGCCATGTCGCCAATCCTGTTTGA
- a CDS encoding MetQ/NlpA family lipoprotein — protein MIKTSGNTSALLRRWFLAGLAAASLAPFLAPQPGVAADKEIKVGIMSGEDEDVWRAVQEEGAKRGLKIETVVFNDYTQPNEALERGEIDANAFQHQPYLDNQIAQHGYKIVAVGYTGVWPIGLYSKKAKSVADIADGATIGVPNDPSNEGRALRVLEHEGLIKLKDGAGILATIADIAENRKSIEIKELDAGIVGRSIDDLDAAVVNTDWALKAGLTPAERIAQEPIADNPYRNFIAVRQGSETEGWVKDLVASYQNETVKAVFDRVYKGTGLAAY, from the coding sequence ATGATCAAAACTTCTGGAAACACCTCCGCCTTGCTTCGCCGCTGGTTTCTGGCGGGACTCGCCGCTGCAAGTCTCGCGCCCTTTCTTGCCCCGCAGCCGGGTGTCGCGGCCGACAAGGAGATCAAGGTCGGAATCATGAGCGGGGAGGACGAAGATGTCTGGCGCGCCGTGCAGGAAGAGGGGGCCAAGCGCGGACTGAAGATCGAAACCGTCGTCTTCAACGACTACACCCAGCCCAACGAAGCGCTGGAGCGTGGCGAGATCGATGCCAACGCCTTCCAGCATCAGCCCTATCTCGACAACCAGATCGCCCAGCACGGCTACAAGATCGTCGCCGTCGGCTACACCGGGGTCTGGCCGATCGGCCTTTATTCGAAGAAGGCAAAGTCGGTGGCCGACATCGCGGACGGGGCGACGATCGGCGTGCCGAACGATCCGTCGAACGAGGGGCGGGCGCTGCGCGTGCTGGAGCACGAAGGTCTGATCAAGCTCAAGGACGGCGCCGGCATTCTGGCGACGATTGCCGACATTGCGGAGAACCGGAAGTCGATCGAGATCAAGGAGCTCGACGCCGGCATCGTCGGTCGTTCGATCGACGATCTCGACGCAGCCGTGGTCAATACGGACTGGGCGCTGAAGGCGGGCCTGACGCCGGCCGAACGGATCGCCCAGGAGCCCATCGCCGACAACCCCTACCGCAACTTCATCGCCGTCAGGCAGGGCAGCGAGACGGAAGGCTGGGTGAAGGATTTGGTGGCCTCCTACCAGAACGAGACGGTCAAGGCCGTTTTCGATAGGGTGTACAAGGGAACGGGCCTCGCCGCCTATTGA
- the ssuD gene encoding FMNH2-dependent alkanesulfonate monooxygenase: MPLDFLWFIPSSGDGAYLGSDDLSRPVDPGYFREIAKAADRLGYSGVLIPTGAACEESFILAADLAAHTERLKFLVAIRPGVASPAYYARLASTLDRVSNGRLLLNIVVGGSAQELAGDGIFLAHDERYDHAEEFFQVFNTLIETGKASLDGRYIKAIDARLGLPPVQEPRPPLYFGGSSDAAIAFSGGLTDKYLTWGEPAAQVAEKIAAVRKSAAAHGKEVTFGIRLHFIVRETDDEAWAAADRLISKLSDETIAAAQQVFAKSSDSVGQARMVALHQGRRDKLEVSPNLWAGIGLVRSGAGTALVGSPKTVAARLREYQDLGIDTVIASGYPHLEEAYRVSELLFPELGLPGPHGQIRSSFGEHQVFGGGGHGGNVKTASAS; the protein is encoded by the coding sequence ATGCCGCTTGACTTTCTCTGGTTCATCCCGTCCTCCGGCGACGGGGCCTATCTCGGGTCCGACGATCTCAGCCGGCCTGTGGATCCCGGCTATTTCCGGGAGATCGCCAAGGCGGCGGACAGGCTTGGCTATTCGGGCGTGCTGATCCCTACCGGCGCCGCCTGCGAGGAATCCTTCATTCTCGCCGCCGATCTCGCCGCCCATACCGAACGGCTCAAGTTCCTGGTGGCGATCCGCCCCGGCGTGGCGTCTCCCGCCTATTACGCGCGCCTCGCCTCGACGCTCGATCGGGTATCGAACGGCCGGTTGCTCCTCAACATCGTCGTGGGCGGCAGCGCGCAGGAACTGGCGGGCGACGGCATCTTCCTGGCGCATGACGAGCGCTACGATCATGCCGAGGAATTCTTTCAGGTCTTCAACACCTTGATTGAAACCGGCAAGGCCAGTCTCGATGGGCGCTACATCAAGGCCATCGACGCCCGGCTCGGCCTGCCGCCGGTGCAGGAGCCGCGTCCGCCGCTCTATTTCGGCGGCTCGTCCGATGCGGCCATCGCCTTTTCCGGCGGCCTGACCGACAAATACCTGACCTGGGGCGAGCCTGCGGCGCAGGTTGCGGAAAAGATCGCCGCCGTGCGCAAGTCTGCTGCTGCGCATGGCAAGGAGGTCACCTTCGGGATCCGCCTGCACTTCATCGTGCGTGAAACGGATGACGAGGCCTGGGCAGCGGCCGACCGCCTGATCTCCAAGCTTTCGGACGAGACGATTGCCGCCGCGCAGCAGGTTTTCGCCAAGAGCTCGGATTCCGTCGGCCAGGCACGCATGGTGGCCCTGCATCAGGGCCGCCGCGACAAGCTCGAGGTGTCGCCCAATCTCTGGGCCGGGATCGGTCTCGTCCGGTCTGGCGCCGGCACGGCGCTGGTCGGCTCGCCGAAGACCGTCGCCGCGCGCCTGCGTGAGTATCAGGATCTCGGTATCGACACCGTGATCGCCTCCGGCTATCCGCATCTGGAAGAGGCCTATCGGGTCTCGGAGCTGCTCTTCCCGGAGCTCGGCCTGCCCGGCCCGCACGGGCAGATCCGGTCCTCCTTCGGCGAACACCAGGTGTTCGGCGGCGGCGGCCATGGCGGCAACGTCAAGACGGCGTCGGCTTCCTGA
- a CDS encoding dihydrodipicolinate synthase family protein yields the protein MTQRLNLPTADGSVEPYRLVGTPIARPATVPVFNRIAYAAAHVVSAPERDTDPWNHPAIDWDTTLAFRHHLWRLGFKIAEAMDTSQRGMGLDWAGAQELIARSLAEARTVEGADLACGAGTDHLDPRDARTLDDVIAAYETQLEHIEKHGGRAILMASRALARIARSADDYTTVYGRILSQTKDKVVLHWLGDMFDPQLRGYWGSTAFEPALDCTLRIIRENEAKVEGIKISLLEHEKEIALRDRLPDGVLCFTGDDFNYAGLIEGDGARHSHALLGIFDAVAPAASKALAALAAGDRATFRAVIDPTVPLSRTIFEAPTQYYKAGVVFLAWLNGHQSHFILPGGMQSARGITHYAEIFRLADQANILDHPDLATTRMRQLAAVHGIS from the coding sequence ATGACGCAGCGTCTCAATTTGCCAACGGCCGACGGCTCGGTGGAGCCTTACCGCCTTGTGGGAACGCCGATCGCACGACCGGCTACGGTACCGGTGTTCAACCGCATCGCCTATGCGGCGGCGCATGTCGTTTCGGCACCGGAGCGGGACACCGACCCCTGGAACCACCCGGCGATCGATTGGGACACGACGCTTGCCTTCCGCCATCATCTCTGGCGCCTCGGCTTCAAGATCGCCGAAGCCATGGATACCTCGCAGCGCGGCATGGGCCTCGACTGGGCGGGCGCGCAGGAGCTGATTGCCCGCTCGCTCGCCGAAGCGCGCACCGTCGAGGGCGCGGATCTAGCCTGCGGCGCCGGCACGGACCATCTCGACCCGCGCGATGCCCGGACGCTCGACGATGTGATCGCCGCCTACGAAACGCAGCTCGAACACATCGAGAAACATGGCGGCCGCGCGATCCTGATGGCGAGCCGGGCGCTGGCCCGCATCGCCCGCTCGGCCGACGATTACACCACGGTCTATGGCCGCATCCTGTCGCAGACGAAGGACAAGGTGGTTCTGCACTGGCTGGGCGACATGTTCGACCCGCAGCTGCGCGGCTACTGGGGCAGCACGGCGTTCGAACCGGCGCTCGACTGCACCCTGCGGATCATCCGCGAAAACGAGGCCAAGGTCGAAGGCATCAAGATTTCGCTGCTCGAACACGAGAAGGAAATCGCACTGCGCGACCGGCTGCCGGACGGCGTGCTCTGCTTTACCGGGGACGACTTCAACTATGCCGGCCTTATCGAAGGGGACGGCGCGCGCCACAGCCATGCGCTGCTCGGCATCTTCGATGCGGTCGCCCCTGCAGCTTCCAAGGCGTTGGCCGCTCTGGCCGCCGGCGATCGCGCCACGTTCAGGGCCGTGATTGATCCGACCGTGCCTCTCTCCCGCACGATCTTCGAAGCACCGACGCAATATTACAAGGCTGGCGTCGTCTTCCTCGCCTGGTTGAACGGCCACCAGTCCCACTTCATCCTGCCGGGCGGCATGCAATCGGCGCGCGGCATCACCCACTACGCCGAAATCTTCCGCCTGGCCGACCAGGCCAACATCCTCGACCACCCCGACCTCGCCACAACGCGGATGCGCCAGCTTGCTGCCGTCCACGGAATTTCGTGA
- a CDS encoding LacI family DNA-binding transcriptional regulator, which produces MANGRVTVIDIAREAGVSKSTVSLVLQGSPLVNEGTRAKVNAVMRELGYVYNRGAANLRQSSAKSRIIGVVVNDLTNSFFAELAVGIDLVVQDAGFVQFLANTSESLDRQTEVIASMREHGISGLVVSPARGSRAGDFKAVVSAGLPVVAVVRSVPGAKMSSLMSDNHTGISLAVAHLAKLGHRRIAFFGGFEDTAIFQERLAGYREGLSAAGIGFDAALVFPCAPSRAEGARAVAQAMAVEDRPTGGVCFNDAVAFGAYDGLRARRLEPGVDFAIVGFDDVIEAATSVPALTTIAVDPQGMGRRAAQLLLKQINAGKAEPEAVVTPVRLVVRESCGETRAKSERRSA; this is translated from the coding sequence ATGGCGAACGGGCGGGTCACGGTCATAGACATTGCGAGGGAGGCGGGGGTGTCGAAATCGACGGTCTCGCTCGTTCTCCAGGGCTCGCCGCTTGTCAACGAAGGCACGCGCGCCAAGGTCAATGCCGTCATGCGCGAGCTGGGCTATGTCTATAATCGCGGTGCGGCGAACCTGCGTCAGTCGAGCGCCAAGTCCCGGATCATCGGCGTGGTCGTCAACGACCTGACCAACAGTTTCTTTGCCGAACTCGCCGTCGGGATCGACCTCGTCGTGCAGGACGCGGGCTTCGTCCAGTTCCTCGCCAACACCAGCGAAAGTCTCGATCGTCAAACGGAGGTCATTGCCTCCATGCGTGAGCACGGGATTTCCGGGCTCGTCGTCTCGCCCGCCCGGGGCTCGCGCGCCGGTGACTTCAAGGCCGTGGTGTCCGCGGGTCTGCCGGTTGTGGCGGTCGTCCGCTCGGTGCCGGGGGCAAAGATGTCCTCCCTGATGTCGGACAATCACACCGGGATTTCTCTGGCCGTTGCCCATCTCGCCAAGCTCGGTCATCGCCGCATCGCCTTCTTCGGCGGGTTCGAGGACACGGCCATCTTCCAGGAGCGGCTTGCCGGCTACCGCGAGGGGCTGTCTGCGGCGGGGATCGGTTTCGATGCCGCCCTTGTCTTCCCCTGCGCGCCGTCGCGGGCCGAGGGCGCCAGGGCCGTGGCGCAGGCCATGGCAGTCGAGGATCGGCCGACCGGCGGCGTCTGCTTCAACGATGCGGTCGCCTTCGGCGCCTATGACGGCCTGCGCGCCCGGCGTCTGGAGCCCGGCGTCGATTTCGCCATCGTCGGCTTCGACGATGTCATCGAGGCGGCCACGTCCGTTCCGGCGTTGACAACCATCGCGGTCGATCCGCAGGGCATGGGCCGGCGGGCCGCGCAGCTTCTTTTGAAACAGATCAATGCCGGCAAGGCGGAGCCGGAAGCCGTGGTGACGCCCGTGCGACTGGTCGTGCGGGAAAGCTGCGGCGAAACGAGAGCAAAGTCGGAAAGGCGTTCGGCATGA
- a CDS encoding Gfo/Idh/MocA family oxidoreductase, whose translation MTNRWGLIGASTIAREWVIDAIRATGGEVVSVMSSSGERAARYASENGIGRGLSDLDTLLADPELDAVYISTTNELHRDQAIAAARAGKHILCEKPLALTLDDAHAMRQAARAAGVVLATNHHLRNAASHVAMRDAVAAGRIGTPLSARVFHAVYLPPHLQGWRLDKPEAGGGVILDITVHDTDTLRFVLGRNPVEVTAFAQSGGLGKDGLEDAVMGVMRFEDGLIAQFHDGFTTKFAETGFEVHGTEGSLVARNVMTQRPIGTAMLRTAAGEEALPLEARNLYEAGLEAFHAAMAGRGAPSATVEDGIWSLATGLAVAQSARSGHAVTIETGL comes from the coding sequence ATGACGAACCGTTGGGGATTGATCGGCGCAAGCACGATCGCGCGGGAATGGGTGATCGATGCGATCCGGGCAACGGGCGGTGAGGTCGTTTCCGTGATGAGCAGCAGCGGGGAACGGGCCGCCCGCTACGCCTCCGAAAACGGGATCGGCCGCGGCCTCTCGGATCTCGACACGCTGCTCGCCGATCCCGAGCTCGATGCCGTCTATATCTCGACCACGAACGAGCTGCATCGCGATCAGGCAATTGCCGCGGCGCGGGCCGGCAAGCACATTCTGTGCGAAAAGCCGCTGGCCTTGACGCTTGATGACGCGCACGCCATGCGGCAGGCTGCCCGCGCCGCAGGCGTCGTGCTTGCCACCAACCACCATCTGCGCAACGCTGCCAGCCATGTTGCGATGCGCGATGCGGTGGCCGCGGGCCGCATCGGCACGCCGCTGTCGGCACGCGTGTTCCATGCGGTCTATCTGCCGCCGCATCTGCAAGGCTGGCGGCTGGACAAGCCCGAGGCCGGGGGCGGGGTCATCCTCGACATCACCGTGCACGATACGGATACGCTGCGCTTCGTGCTCGGCCGAAACCCTGTGGAGGTCACGGCCTTCGCCCAGTCCGGCGGCCTCGGCAAGGACGGGCTCGAAGATGCGGTCATGGGTGTCATGCGGTTCGAAGACGGGCTGATCGCCCAGTTCCATGACGGGTTCACGACGAAGTTCGCCGAAACCGGCTTCGAGGTTCATGGCACCGAAGGCTCGCTCGTCGCCCGCAATGTCATGACACAGCGACCGATCGGAACGGCGATGCTGCGCACGGCAGCCGGCGAGGAAGCGCTGCCGCTCGAGGCGCGCAATCTCTATGAGGCCGGCCTCGAGGCCTTCCACGCTGCAATGGCAGGCAGGGGTGCGCCCTCCGCCACCGTCGAGGACGGCATCTGGTCGCTGGCAACCGGGCTTGCCGTCGCCCAGTCGGCCCGTTCGGGCCATGCGGTCACGATTGAAACAGGGCTTTGA